One genomic segment of Ancylobacter sp. IITR112 includes these proteins:
- the rimO gene encoding 30S ribosomal protein S12 methylthiotransferase RimO: protein MADIASSDAFSPARGEAPRISFVSLGCPKALVDSERIITSLRSEGYELSRHHEGADLVIVNTCGFLDSAKAESLAAIGDALKENGKVIVTGCMGAEPEQIRDVHPGVLAVTGPQQYESVLAAVHQAVPPQHDPFVDLVPPQGIKLTPRHYAYLKISEGCSNRCTFCIIPKLRGDLVSRPAADVLREAERLVNAGVKELLVISQDTSAYGVDLRYAPSQWKDREVRARFFDLARELGSLGAWVRMHYVYPYPHVDEVIGLMAEGVILPYLDIPFQHASPTVLKRMKRPASNEKTLARVQAWRAACPDLTLRSTFIVGFPGETEAEFEELIAFLEEAELDRVGCFKYEPVDGAPANALGAEMVPDEVKEERWKRFMEVQQRVSARRLKRKVGTRQQVIIDSVGPTVALGRSKADAPEIDGVVHVAARRPLRVGEIVTVKIERADAYDLHGTAVGY, encoded by the coding sequence ATGGCCGACATCGCGTCCTCCGACGCCTTCTCCCCCGCGCGCGGTGAGGCGCCGCGCATCTCCTTCGTTTCGCTCGGCTGCCCGAAGGCACTGGTCGACAGCGAACGGATCATCACCAGCCTGCGCTCGGAAGGCTATGAGCTGTCGCGCCATCACGAGGGCGCCGATCTGGTCATCGTCAACACCTGCGGCTTTCTCGACAGCGCCAAGGCCGAAAGCCTCGCCGCCATCGGCGACGCGCTGAAGGAGAATGGCAAGGTCATCGTCACCGGCTGCATGGGCGCCGAGCCCGAGCAGATTCGCGATGTGCATCCGGGCGTGCTCGCCGTCACCGGGCCGCAGCAATATGAGAGCGTGCTCGCCGCCGTGCATCAGGCGGTGCCGCCGCAGCACGATCCCTTCGTCGATCTGGTGCCGCCGCAGGGCATCAAGCTCACCCCGCGCCATTACGCCTATCTCAAGATTTCCGAGGGCTGCAGCAACCGCTGCACATTCTGCATCATCCCCAAGCTGCGCGGCGATCTCGTCAGCCGGCCGGCGGCGGATGTGCTGCGCGAGGCGGAACGGCTGGTGAATGCCGGGGTGAAGGAACTCCTCGTCATCTCGCAGGACACCTCGGCCTATGGCGTGGATCTGCGCTACGCGCCGAGCCAGTGGAAGGACCGGGAGGTCCGCGCTCGCTTCTTCGATCTGGCGCGCGAACTTGGCAGCCTCGGCGCCTGGGTGCGCATGCACTATGTCTACCCCTACCCCCATGTCGACGAGGTGATCGGGCTGATGGCGGAAGGCGTCATCCTCCCCTATCTCGACATCCCCTTCCAGCACGCCTCCCCCACCGTGCTCAAGCGCATGAAGCGCCCGGCCTCGAACGAGAAGACGCTCGCCCGCGTGCAGGCGTGGCGCGCCGCCTGCCCGGACCTCACCCTGCGCTCCACCTTCATCGTCGGCTTCCCCGGCGAGACCGAGGCGGAGTTCGAGGAACTCATTGCCTTCCTCGAAGAGGCGGAACTCGACCGTGTCGGCTGCTTCAAATATGAGCCGGTGGACGGCGCCCCCGCCAATGCGCTCGGCGCCGAGATGGTGCCGGACGAGGTGAAGGAGGAGCGCTGGAAGCGCTTCATGGAGGTGCAGCAGCGCGTCAGCGCCCGCCGCCTCAAGCGCAAGGTCGGCACCCGCCAGCAGGTGATCATCGACAGCGTCGGCCCCACCGTCGCCCTCGGCCGCTCCAAGGCGGATGCGCCGGAAATCGACGGCGTGGTGCATGTCGCCGCCCGCCGTCCGCTGCGTGTCGGCGAGATCGTCACCGTCAAGATCGAGCGCGCCGACGCCTATGACCTGCACGGCACGGCGGTCGGGTACTGA
- a CDS encoding ArgE/DapE family deacylase — MSTSGDDDWLDREVAFLKALVRTPSDNPPGDCAPHAEVTARLLEEFGFTVERHAVPEPFVRAHGMKSVVNLIVRERFGSGSGPVIALNAHGDVVPPGEGWTYDPYGAVEKGGAIYGRGAAVSKSDFATYAFALLALKQRPEGLDGTVELHFTYDEEAGGFVGPQWLLQHGISAPDLAISAGFSYAVVVAHNGCLHMEIVVRGRQAHAAMPETGADALEAATGILSALYAERRRLSGLTSATPGIGSPKITVGLISGGINTNVVPDRIVLRVDRRLTPEEDGESVEAELHALVEGAVAGQAGIDIECRRLILAEPLRTLPGTERLVETIQKHAAEVLGETPPATAVPLYTDARHYTAAGVPTVLYGAGPRSILDAHAHAADEHVRIRDLKAATQVIEAALRDLLKP; from the coding sequence GTGAGCACTTCCGGCGACGACGACTGGCTGGACCGTGAGGTCGCCTTCCTCAAGGCTCTGGTGCGCACACCCAGCGACAACCCGCCGGGTGATTGCGCCCCGCACGCCGAAGTCACCGCCCGGCTGCTGGAGGAATTCGGCTTCACCGTCGAACGCCACGCCGTGCCGGAGCCCTTCGTCCGTGCGCACGGCATGAAATCGGTGGTCAATCTCATCGTCCGCGAGCGCTTCGGCAGCGGCAGCGGCCCGGTGATCGCGCTCAATGCCCATGGCGACGTGGTGCCGCCGGGCGAGGGCTGGACCTACGACCCCTATGGCGCCGTTGAGAAGGGCGGGGCGATCTATGGGCGCGGCGCGGCGGTGTCGAAGTCCGACTTCGCCACCTATGCCTTCGCCCTGCTGGCGCTGAAGCAGCGTCCGGAGGGCCTCGACGGCACGGTGGAACTGCATTTCACCTATGACGAGGAGGCTGGCGGCTTCGTCGGCCCGCAATGGCTGCTGCAGCACGGCATCAGCGCGCCGGACCTCGCCATCTCCGCCGGCTTCTCCTATGCCGTGGTGGTCGCGCATAATGGCTGCCTGCACATGGAAATCGTGGTGCGCGGCCGGCAGGCGCATGCGGCGATGCCGGAGACGGGGGCGGACGCGCTGGAGGCCGCCACCGGCATTCTCTCCGCGCTTTATGCCGAGCGCCGGCGCCTGAGTGGCCTCACCAGCGCGACGCCGGGGATCGGCTCGCCGAAGATCACCGTCGGCCTCATCTCCGGCGGCATCAACACCAATGTGGTTCCCGACCGCATCGTGCTGCGCGTCGACCGCCGGCTGACCCCGGAGGAAGATGGCGAGAGCGTCGAGGCGGAACTGCATGCGCTGGTGGAGGGCGCGGTGGCGGGCCAGGCGGGCATCGACATCGAATGCCGCCGCCTCATCCTCGCCGAGCCGCTGCGGACCCTGCCGGGCACGGAGCGGCTGGTGGAGACGATTCAGAAACACGCCGCCGAGGTGCTGGGCGAAACCCCGCCGGCCACGGCGGTGCCGCTCTATACCGATGCGCGCCACTACACGGCCGCGGGCGTGCCGACCGTGCTCTACGGCGCCGGTCCGCGCTCCATACTCGACGCCCACGCTCACGCCGCCGATGAGCATGTGCGCATCCGCGATCTCAAGGCCGCGACGCAGGTGATCGAAGCCGCGCTGCGCGACCTGCTGAAACCCTGA
- a CDS encoding UbiH/UbiF family hydroxylase: MSSELHTEQAAAVVGGGASGLIAALALAAGGLPVTLVAPPRAPDARTTALMDGSVKALDALGVWPLLRRDSSPLRVMRLIDDTGRLIRAPEVEFRAGELGLEGFAWNVENEALLAALDAAVAATPAITRRAASVTGIAETGTHATLELDDGSRVIAALIAAADGRNSPCRRAASIEVTSRDYPQVAVTATLAHSRPHRDVSTEFHTRTGPFTLVPLPGNRASVVCVVSAAEAEALAALDDAAFAREMERKAHSLLGTMRLDSPRGSFPLSQRTATRFARGRIALIGEAAHIIPPIGAQGLNLGVRDAATLAEIASDARRASRDIGGAEAMDAYERRRRRDVGARGVAIDLFNRSLLTDFLPVAGLRGLGLWMLGQSPALRRLVMREGVGPTSDVPRLLAGARL, translated from the coding sequence ATGTCATCCGAACTGCACACGGAACAGGCGGCGGCGGTGGTTGGCGGCGGCGCCAGCGGTCTCATCGCGGCCCTGGCGCTGGCGGCGGGCGGGCTTCCCGTCACGCTGGTCGCCCCGCCCCGCGCGCCGGACGCGCGCACCACGGCATTGATGGACGGCTCGGTGAAGGCGCTCGACGCGCTCGGCGTCTGGCCGCTGCTGCGCCGCGATTCCTCGCCGCTGCGGGTTATGCGGCTCATCGACGATACGGGCCGGCTGATCCGCGCGCCGGAAGTGGAGTTCCGCGCCGGCGAACTGGGGCTGGAGGGCTTCGCCTGGAATGTCGAGAACGAGGCGCTGCTGGCCGCGCTCGACGCGGCGGTAGCGGCGACGCCCGCCATCACCCGCCGCGCCGCCAGCGTCACCGGCATCGCCGAGACCGGAACCCACGCAACGCTGGAACTGGACGATGGCAGCCGCGTCATCGCCGCGCTGATCGCTGCGGCGGACGGGCGCAACTCGCCCTGCCGCCGCGCCGCCAGCATCGAGGTGACGAGCCGCGACTATCCGCAGGTCGCCGTCACCGCCACCCTCGCCCATAGCCGCCCGCATCGCGATGTCTCGACCGAGTTTCACACCCGCACCGGCCCGTTCACCCTCGTGCCCCTCCCCGGGAATCGCGCCAGCGTGGTCTGCGTCGTTTCGGCGGCGGAGGCGGAAGCGCTGGCGGCGCTGGATGATGCCGCCTTCGCGCGGGAGATGGAGCGCAAGGCGCATTCGCTGCTCGGGACGATGCGGCTCGATTCGCCGCGCGGCAGCTTTCCGCTCAGCCAGCGCACCGCCACGCGCTTCGCCCGCGGCCGAATCGCGCTGATTGGCGAAGCCGCCCACATCATTCCGCCCATCGGCGCGCAGGGGCTCAATCTCGGCGTGCGCGACGCCGCCACTCTGGCGGAGATCGCCAGCGACGCGCGGCGCGCCAGCCGCGACATTGGCGGGGCGGAGGCGATGGACGCCTATGAGCGGCGGCGCCGCCGCGATGTCGGGGCGCGCGGCGTCGCCATCGACCTGTTCAACCGTTCGCTGCTGACGGATTTTCTGCCCGTCGCCGGCCTGCGTGGGCTCGGCCTGTGGATGCTCGGCCAGTCCCCCGCCCTGCGGCGGCTGGTGATGCGCGAGGGCGTCGGTCCGACAAGCGACGTGCCGCGCCTGCTGGCGGGGGCGCGGCTTTAA
- a CDS encoding antibiotic biosynthesis monooxygenase — MFLAMNRFKVKLGSEADFETVWRERDSHLRTVPGFKSFHLLRGPTKDDHTLYASHSEWASRADFEAWTRSEAFRKAHGSAGANKPLYLGHPEVELFESVLAQSVEDAAA, encoded by the coding sequence ATGTTCCTCGCAATGAACCGTTTCAAGGTAAAGCTCGGCTCGGAAGCCGATTTCGAAACCGTCTGGCGCGAGCGCGACAGCCATCTGCGCACCGTGCCGGGCTTCAAGTCATTCCATCTGCTGCGCGGCCCGACCAAGGACGACCACACGCTCTACGCCTCGCATTCCGAATGGGCGTCGCGGGCGGATTTCGAGGCGTGGACGCGCTCGGAAGCCTTCCGCAAGGCGCATGGCAGCGCCGGCGCCAACAAGCCGCTCTATCTCGGTCATCCCGAGGTGGAACTGTTCGAGAGCGTGCTCGCCCAGTCGGTCGAGGACGCGGCGGCCTGA
- a CDS encoding ABC transporter permease has translation MLDAAILGAVLASIVAAATTLLIAALGELVAERAGTLNLGVEGMMIVGAAVGYATAYGSGSLLLGTLAAVLAGVMLSLVFAGLAIWLATNQVASGLATTILGLGVAGLIGSNFVGTRLDGAPELAIPGLTDLPIIGEAVFGQNAYVYASLLLLAAVTYTLARTRIGLVLRAVGENHAAAHALGHPVRPIRTLAVMFGGACAGLAGAHLSLAYTPFWASDMTAGRGWIALALVVFSAWRPLWLLGGAYLFGAVSILQLHAQGFGLGIPSQLLSSLPYLATIAALVVISALKHGQGAPASLGVPFVPDR, from the coding sequence ATGCTTGATGCGGCGATCCTCGGAGCGGTGCTCGCCAGCATCGTGGCGGCGGCGACGACGCTGCTCATCGCCGCGCTGGGCGAACTGGTGGCCGAGCGCGCCGGCACGCTCAATCTCGGCGTCGAGGGCATGATGATCGTCGGCGCGGCTGTGGGCTATGCCACCGCCTATGGATCGGGCAGCCTGCTGCTCGGCACGCTGGCGGCGGTGCTGGCCGGAGTGATGCTCTCCCTCGTCTTTGCCGGCCTCGCCATCTGGCTGGCGACCAACCAGGTCGCCTCGGGCCTTGCCACCACCATTCTCGGCCTTGGCGTCGCCGGGTTGATCGGTTCCAATTTCGTCGGCACACGGCTCGACGGCGCGCCCGAACTGGCGATCCCCGGCCTCACCGACCTTCCGATCATCGGCGAAGCAGTGTTCGGGCAGAATGCCTATGTCTACGCCTCGCTGCTGCTGCTCGCCGCCGTCACCTACACGCTGGCGCGCACCCGTATCGGCCTCGTGCTGCGGGCGGTGGGCGAGAACCACGCGGCGGCGCACGCTCTCGGCCATCCCGTCCGCCCCATCCGCACGCTGGCGGTGATGTTCGGCGGCGCCTGCGCCGGGCTGGCCGGGGCGCATCTTTCCCTGGCCTATACGCCGTTCTGGGCCAGCGACATGACCGCCGGGCGCGGCTGGATCGCGCTGGCGCTGGTGGTATTCTCCGCCTGGCGGCCGCTCTGGCTGCTCGGGGGCGCCTATCTCTTCGGCGCGGTCTCGATCTTGCAACTGCACGCGCAGGGGTTCGGGCTGGGCATTCCCTCGCAACTGCTCTCCTCGCTGCCCTATCTCGCGACGATCGCCGCGCTGGTGGTGATCTCGGCGCTGAAGCACGGGCAGGGGGCGCCGGCCTCGCTGGGCGTGCCCTTCGTGCCGGACCGCTGA
- a CDS encoding ABC transporter ATP-binding protein: MGEAPHKPDSLLEAVELTKRFGALVANDHVSLAIRAGETHALLGENGAGKSTLVKMMCGLLQPDSGELLYEGAPIVFPDPASSRAKGVGVVFQHFALFDAMTVVENVALGLPGHQPLSVLAARIDDCVRRYGLAVEPYRRVGELSVGERQRVEIVRCLLGDPRVLILDEPTSVLTPDESENLFRTVDVLTGEGRAVLFISHKLDEVRRLCHRATVLRGGKFIAEVDPKRESSASLARLMVGAEVPRTPRATTHALGEPRLLLRHLNLPGDGSRGSALHDINIEVRAGEIVGIAGVAGNGQTALFNVLSGETLVEDQESIVIDKVAAGGLGPTERRALGAGFVPEERLGHAAAPDMRLSDNVLLTTHGDGEIVTADVIRRTTLFGRFQKIVKGFDVRFGGKDPKARRLSGGNLQKFVIGREVLRNPVLIVVDQPTWGVDAAAAGFIRTTLRERAAQGCAVLVVSQDLDELLEFTDRIAVMSEGRLTAPVPVEETSREAIGLAMGGAHGAHDSDAEGEGHHAA; encoded by the coding sequence ATGGGGGAGGCGCCGCACAAGCCGGACTCGCTGCTTGAAGCGGTGGAGCTCACCAAGCGCTTCGGCGCGCTTGTGGCCAATGACCATGTGAGCCTCGCCATCCGCGCCGGCGAGACGCATGCCCTTCTCGGCGAGAACGGCGCCGGCAAGTCCACGCTGGTGAAGATGATGTGCGGCCTGCTGCAGCCCGATTCGGGCGAGCTGCTCTATGAGGGCGCACCGATCGTCTTCCCCGATCCCGCGAGTTCCCGCGCCAAGGGCGTCGGCGTCGTGTTCCAGCATTTCGCGCTGTTCGACGCGATGACCGTGGTGGAAAACGTCGCGCTCGGCCTGCCCGGCCACCAGCCGCTCTCGGTGCTGGCGGCCCGCATCGACGATTGCGTGCGCCGCTATGGCCTTGCCGTCGAGCCCTATCGCCGCGTCGGCGAACTCTCCGTCGGCGAGCGCCAGCGGGTGGAGATCGTCCGCTGCCTGCTCGGCGACCCGCGCGTGCTGATCCTCGACGAGCCGACCTCCGTGCTCACCCCCGACGAATCGGAAAACCTGTTCCGCACCGTCGATGTGCTCACCGGCGAGGGCCGGGCGGTGCTGTTCATCAGCCACAAGCTGGACGAGGTGCGCCGGCTCTGCCACCGCGCCACCGTGCTGCGCGGCGGCAAGTTCATTGCCGAGGTCGATCCCAAGCGCGAGTCCTCCGCCAGCCTCGCCCGGCTGATGGTCGGCGCCGAGGTGCCGCGCACGCCGCGCGCCACCACCCACGCGCTGGGCGAGCCGCGCCTGCTGCTGCGCCACCTCAACCTTCCCGGCGACGGGTCGCGCGGTTCGGCGCTGCACGACATCAATATCGAGGTGCGCGCCGGCGAGATCGTCGGCATCGCCGGTGTGGCGGGCAATGGCCAGACGGCGCTGTTCAACGTGCTGTCCGGCGAAACCCTGGTCGAGGACCAAGAAAGCATCGTCATCGACAAGGTGGCCGCCGGCGGGCTCGGCCCCACGGAGCGCCGTGCGCTGGGCGCCGGCTTCGTGCCGGAGGAGCGGCTGGGCCATGCCGCCGCCCCCGATATGCGCCTGTCCGACAATGTGCTGTTGACCACCCATGGCGACGGCGAGATCGTCACGGCGGATGTCATTCGCCGCACCACGCTGTTCGGCCGCTTCCAGAAGATCGTGAAGGGCTTCGACGTGCGCTTCGGCGGCAAGGACCCGAAGGCGCGGCGGCTTTCCGGTGGCAATCTGCAGAAATTCGTCATCGGGCGCGAAGTGCTGCGCAACCCGGTCCTCATCGTCGTCGACCAGCCGACCTGGGGCGTGGATGCCGCGGCCGCCGGCTTCATCCGCACCACGCTGCGCGAGCGCGCGGCGCAGGGCTGCGCGGTGCTGGTGGTGAGCCAGGACCTCGACGAGCTGCTGGAATTCACCGACCGCATCGCCGTGATGAGCGAGGGGCGCCTCACCGCGCCGGTGCCGGTGGAAGAGACCTCGCGCGAGGCGATCGGCCTCGCCATGGGCGGCGCCCATGGCGCGCATGACAGCGACGCGGAGGGGGAGGGCCACCATGCCGCTTAG
- a CDS encoding phosphatidylcholine/phosphatidylserine synthase, whose amino-acid sequence MTTKSLNAGPAGRRTLAFAVHIFTASGAVCGLMALMAAVEGHWAIMFTWLGIALFVDGIDGTMARRAKVGEVLPRWSGDTLDLVVDYLTYCLVPAFAVASGGLMPFWLAVAASATILLTSALYFADTSMKTDDLYFQGFPAVWNVVVFYFFLVPLNPFVIAGIIALLAVLTFLPIKFVHPFRVVRLRLLTLALLALWAVLAIVAVVENMRPDVWVTVGLCACALYFALFGVIPARLRRAGPQG is encoded by the coding sequence ATGACAACCAAGTCGCTCAATGCGGGGCCGGCCGGCCGTCGCACCCTCGCTTTCGCCGTGCACATCTTCACCGCCTCCGGCGCGGTATGCGGCCTGATGGCGCTGATGGCGGCAGTTGAAGGCCATTGGGCGATCATGTTCACCTGGCTCGGCATCGCGCTGTTCGTCGACGGCATTGACGGCACCATGGCGCGGCGCGCCAAGGTGGGCGAGGTGCTGCCGCGCTGGTCGGGCGACACGCTGGACCTCGTGGTCGACTACCTCACCTATTGCCTGGTGCCGGCTTTCGCTGTCGCCTCGGGCGGGCTGATGCCGTTCTGGCTGGCGGTGGCGGCGAGCGCCACCATCCTGCTGACCAGCGCGCTCTATTTCGCCGACACCTCGATGAAGACCGACGACCTGTATTTCCAGGGCTTTCCGGCGGTGTGGAACGTCGTCGTGTTCTATTTCTTCCTCGTGCCGCTCAACCCGTTCGTGATCGCCGGCATCATCGCGCTGCTGGCGGTGCTGACCTTCCTGCCGATCAAGTTCGTGCACCCGTTCCGCGTCGTGCGGCTGCGCCTGCTCACCCTCGCGCTGCTGGCGCTGTGGGCGGTGCTGGCGATCGTCGCCGTGGTCGAGAACATGCGGCCGGATGTATGGGTGACGGTCGGGCTGTGCGCCTGCGCGCTCTATTTCGCGCTGTTCGGGGTGATCCCGGCGCGCCTGCGCCGCGCCGGTCCCCAGGGCTGA
- a CDS encoding BMP family ABC transporter substrate-binding protein, giving the protein MRKILSMAMTIATGFALAGAAVPAAQAAEKLKAAWVYVGPVGDFGWSYQHDQGRQAVQKKFGDQVETTFVENVSEGPDAERVIEQLARAGNKIIFTTSFGFMEPTLKVAKRHPDVYFEHATGFKRAKNVATYNAKFHEGRYVLGQIAAKMSKTGTVGYIASFPIPEVISGINALMLGAQSVNPDMKIKIVWVNSWFDPAKEADAAKALIDQGADVISQHTDSPAAMQAAEQRGVKAFGQASDMIKFGPEAQLTAIVDDWAPYYIERVQAALDGTWTSTDTWGGMKDGEVVMAPYTNMPDEVKKMAEATQAAITSGALHPFKGPILNQKGEVVVKEGEVLADKDILSMNWYVKGIDDTVPGK; this is encoded by the coding sequence ATGCGCAAGATTCTCTCCATGGCGATGACCATCGCCACGGGCTTCGCCCTCGCCGGGGCGGCGGTGCCGGCGGCCCAGGCGGCGGAGAAGCTGAAAGCGGCCTGGGTCTATGTCGGGCCGGTCGGCGATTTCGGCTGGTCCTACCAGCACGACCAGGGCCGCCAGGCGGTTCAGAAGAAGTTCGGCGACCAGGTGGAGACCACTTTCGTCGAGAACGTCTCCGAAGGGCCGGACGCCGAGCGCGTGATCGAGCAACTGGCGCGCGCCGGCAACAAGATCATCTTCACCACCTCCTTCGGCTTCATGGAGCCGACGCTGAAGGTGGCCAAGCGTCATCCCGACGTCTATTTCGAGCACGCCACCGGCTTCAAGCGGGCCAAGAACGTCGCGACCTACAACGCCAAGTTCCATGAGGGCCGTTACGTCCTCGGCCAGATCGCGGCGAAGATGTCGAAGACCGGCACGGTCGGCTACATCGCCTCGTTCCCGATCCCGGAAGTGATCTCCGGCATCAACGCGCTGATGCTCGGCGCGCAGTCGGTCAATCCCGACATGAAGATCAAGATCGTCTGGGTGAACTCCTGGTTCGACCCGGCCAAGGAAGCCGACGCCGCCAAGGCGCTGATCGACCAGGGCGCCGACGTGATCTCCCAGCACACCGACAGCCCCGCCGCCATGCAGGCCGCCGAGCAGCGCGGCGTGAAGGCGTTCGGCCAGGCCTCGGACATGATCAAGTTCGGCCCCGAGGCGCAGCTCACCGCCATCGTCGACGACTGGGCGCCTTATTACATCGAGCGCGTGCAGGCGGCGCTCGACGGCACCTGGACCTCCACCGACACCTGGGGCGGCATGAAGGATGGCGAGGTGGTGATGGCCCCCTACACCAACATGCCCGACGAGGTGAAGAAGATGGCCGAGGCCACCCAGGCGGCGATCACCTCCGGCGCGCTGCACCCGTTCAAGGGCCCGATCCTCAACCAGAAGGGCGAGGTCGTGGTGAAGGAGGGCGAGGTGCTGGCCGACAAGGACATCCTGTCGATGAACTGGTACGTGAAGGGCATCGACGACACCGTGCCGGGCAAGTAA
- a CDS encoding quinone oxidoreductase, translated as MAVAIRVHEVGGPEVLRLDEVTLGAPGPGEVRLRHTAVGLNFIDTYFRSGLYPAPNGLPFIPGNEAAGVVVEVGEGVDGLKPGDRVAYGSSLGAYCSERVMSAAPLVKLPDSIADETAAAMMLKGMTARYLLRQTHKVKAGDTLLVHAAAGGVGQILCQWATHLGATVIATVGSAAKAEIAKECGAAYVINYSEEDFVARVREITEGALCDVVYDGVGQATYPASLDCIKPRGLFASFGNASGAIKDFSLLALSSKGSLYATRPTLFTHVSNRADLLANAADLFEVVSSGVVKIPVNQRYALADAAQAHRDLEARRTTGSTVLLP; from the coding sequence ATGGCGGTGGCGATTCGCGTCCATGAAGTCGGGGGGCCGGAGGTCCTGCGCCTGGACGAGGTGACGCTCGGAGCGCCCGGACCGGGCGAGGTGCGGCTGCGCCACACCGCGGTCGGGCTCAACTTCATCGACACCTATTTCCGCAGCGGGCTCTACCCGGCGCCCAACGGCCTGCCCTTCATCCCGGGCAATGAGGCGGCGGGTGTCGTCGTCGAAGTGGGCGAGGGCGTGGACGGGCTCAAGCCCGGCGACCGCGTCGCCTATGGCTCCTCGCTCGGCGCCTATTGCAGCGAGCGCGTCATGTCCGCCGCGCCGCTGGTGAAGCTGCCCGATTCGATCGCCGACGAGACCGCCGCCGCGATGATGCTGAAGGGCATGACCGCGCGCTATCTGCTGCGCCAGACGCACAAGGTGAAGGCCGGCGACACGCTGCTCGTCCATGCGGCGGCCGGCGGTGTCGGGCAGATCCTGTGCCAGTGGGCGACGCATCTTGGCGCCACCGTCATCGCCACGGTGGGCTCGGCGGCGAAGGCGGAGATCGCCAAGGAGTGCGGCGCCGCCTATGTCATCAATTACAGCGAGGAGGATTTTGTCGCACGAGTGCGCGAAATCACGGAGGGCGCGCTGTGCGATGTCGTCTATGACGGGGTGGGGCAGGCGACCTACCCGGCCTCGCTCGACTGCATCAAGCCGCGCGGCCTGTTCGCCAGCTTCGGCAATGCCTCCGGCGCGATCAAGGATTTCAGCCTGCTCGCCCTGTCGAGCAAGGGCTCGCTCTACGCCACCCGCCCGACCCTGTTCACCCATGTCTCGAACCGTGCGGACCTGCTCGCCAATGCCGCCGATCTGTTCGAGGTGGTGTCGTCCGGTGTGGTGAAGATCCCGGTGAACCAGCGCTACGCGCTCGCCGACGCGGCCCAGGCGCATCGCGACCTCGAAGCGCGGCGCACCACCGGTTCCACCGTGCTGCTGCCGTGA
- a CDS encoding ABC transporter permease yields the protein MPLRLERQENISALRHALAPLVALLVTLVVGAVMFVLLGHDPLRAFAIYFIEPLGDAYTLQELVVKATPLLLIGVGLAFCYRANRWNIGAEGQYVAGAVLGSWLALATHASEAGPWVLPAMLVLGAIGGALWGLIPAFLRVRFGSSEILTSLMLVYVAQLGLDYLVRGPWRDPQGFNFPQSVTFDDVALMPLLMGEGRLHAGIVIALIVVIAATFVLGRTLIGFSIELAGSAPRAAAFAGFDEKRVTYGVFAVSGALAGLAGIIEVAGPIGQLQPTISPGYGFTAIIAAMLGRLHPVGILIASLVLALTYIGGEAAQISMRLPFDVTRVFQGTLLIAILAADVLVRYRIRRVEGTSHA from the coding sequence ATGCCGCTTAGGCTCGAACGGCAGGAGAACATCTCCGCCCTGCGCCACGCGCTGGCGCCGCTGGTGGCGCTCCTCGTCACGCTGGTGGTCGGGGCGGTGATGTTCGTGCTGCTGGGCCACGATCCCCTCCGCGCCTTCGCCATCTATTTCATCGAGCCGCTGGGCGACGCCTACACGCTGCAGGAACTGGTGGTGAAGGCGACGCCGCTGCTCCTGATCGGTGTCGGCCTCGCCTTCTGCTACCGCGCCAATCGCTGGAACATCGGCGCGGAGGGCCAGTATGTCGCCGGCGCCGTGCTCGGCTCCTGGCTGGCGCTGGCGACGCATGCCAGCGAGGCCGGCCCCTGGGTGCTGCCGGCGATGCTGGTGCTGGGCGCCATTGGCGGGGCGCTGTGGGGGCTGATCCCGGCCTTTCTGCGCGTGCGCTTTGGCTCCAGCGAAATCCTCACCAGCCTGATGCTGGTCTATGTCGCGCAGCTCGGGCTGGATTATCTCGTGCGCGGTCCGTGGCGCGACCCGCAGGGCTTCAATTTCCCGCAGAGCGTGACCTTCGACGATGTGGCGTTGATGCCGCTGCTGATGGGCGAGGGGCGGCTGCATGCCGGCATCGTTATCGCGCTGATCGTGGTGATCGCCGCCACCTTCGTGCTCGGGCGGACGCTGATCGGCTTCTCGATCGAACTCGCCGGCTCGGCGCCGCGCGCCGCCGCCTTTGCCGGCTTCGACGAGAAGCGCGTCACCTATGGCGTGTTCGCCGTTTCCGGCGCGCTGGCGGGGCTGGCCGGCATCATCGAGGTGGCCGGCCCGATCGGTCAGTTGCAGCCGACCATCTCGCCCGGCTACGGCTTCACCGCCATCATTGCGGCGATGCTCGGCCGGCTGCACCCGGTGGGCATCCTCATCGCCAGCCTCGTGCTCGCCCTCACCTATATCGGCGGCGAGGCGGCGCAGATCAGCATGCGGCTGCCCTTCGACGTGACGCGGGTGTTTCAGGGCACGCTGCTGATCGCCATTCTCGCGGCCGATGTTCTGGTGCGCTACCGCATCCGCCGGGTGGAGGGAACCAGCCATGCTTGA